TTTATTTCCTATTTGCAAAACATTCACTAAATCCTGAACTGTAAGAACATTATCAACTCTCAAAACAACTGTTGCATCCTGCGTTTTTTTCAATTCACCTATTAAAACTCCTTCGAGATTTTCGAACCTTATTTCAGTATTGTTTACGTAATACCTAAGGTCTTTTGTTACAGAAATAGTGATTTCTTTTTTATATTTCTTCTCAACATTTTTTGCATTCGGAAGAGTAAGATTAATT
This Bacteroidales bacterium DNA region includes the following protein-coding sequences:
- a CDS encoding biopolymer transporter ExbD; this encodes MKLRKKSRYSAEVSTASMNDIMFFLMLFFLIMSTLLNPSIINLTLPNAKNVEKKYKKEITISVTKDLRYYVNNTEIRFENLEGVLIGELKKTQDATVVLRVDNVLTVQDLVNVLQIGNKLKVRMILATKGTNG